The Papaver somniferum cultivar HN1 chromosome 3, ASM357369v1, whole genome shotgun sequence genome includes a region encoding these proteins:
- the LOC113356127 gene encoding ion channel DMI1-like isoform X2, giving the protein MSNNDVDSNPNTPVKSERRPLLKKSRTISDEFRTSTSNFSSSSLSTSQFSPIHRISTSPLPCTNRFSVTGNSIIDDDLLEKNRSVGSTISDRDWYYPSFLGPHSARSKIKIKTVKSSGRNNELPPLSTIRVQNRTATVSIDSTNKGNSIRSSSSSSDLTVSDQKLEEERKMRKTVRFSNSSYHSSTARFSLKWILKRIRVSIKILLMIICVLSVLYSAYLRMIIEQLQGEIINLHRLYRGNDVDVKDNRKFLEFEDDRISYMYFGNANSRTVALYTVLIVLVTPLLLYVFLDYLPYVKILLKRTENNEEEVPLKKRVAYRVDVFFSVYPYAKLIALLFATILLIGCGGLALYAVSDGSLAEALWLTWTFIADAGNHADRVGTGPRIVSVSISSGGMLIFAMMLGLVSDAISEKVDSLRKGKSEVIESSHILILGWSDKLGSLLKQLAIANKSIGGGVVVVLAERDKEEMEMDIAKLEFDFMGTSVICRSGSPLILADLKKVSVSKARAIIVLASDENADQSDARALRVVLSLSGVKEGLSGHVVVEMSDLDNEPLVKLVGGDVIETVVAHDVIGRLMIQCALQPGLAQIWEDILGFENAEFYIKRWPQLDGLCFEDVLISFPDAVPCGVKVAANGGKIVLNPDDDYVLKEGDEILVIAEDDDTYSPGPIPEVRCGYFPKIFTPPKYPEKILFCGWRRDIHDTIMVLEALLAQGSELWMFNEVPIEERERKLIDGGLDISGLANLSLVHRYGNAVIRRHLESLPLETFDSILILADESLEDSIVHSDSRSLATLLLIRDIQSKRLPYKEAKSSSLRHVGFSHSSWIREMQQASDKSIIISEILDSRTRNLVSVSRISDYVLSNEFVSMALAMVAEDKQINRVLEELFAEEGSEMCIRPAEFYLYDQEELCFYDIMRRGQQRQEIVVGYRLSTADRAVINPQQKLVPRKWSLDDVFVVISGGDQ; this is encoded by the exons ATGTCTAACAATGATGTTGATTCAAACCCTAACACTCCTGTTAAATCTGAAAGAAGACCATTACTGAAGAAATCAAGAACCATTTCTGATGAATTCCGAACTTCAactagtaatttctcttcatcatcGTTATCAACTTCTCAATTCTCTCCAATACATCGTATCTCAACTTCTCCGCTTCCATGTACGAATCGGTTTTCAGTAACTGGGAATTCAATTATTGATGATGATTTATTAGAGAAGAATCGTAGTGTTGGTAGTACTATTTCTGATAGAGATTGgtattatccatcttttcttggtCCTCATAGTGCTAGAAGTAAAATTAAGATCAAAACAGTGAAATCTTCTGGTAGAAATAATGAATTACCTCCTTTATCTACTATCCGTGTCCAAAATCGAACTGCTACTGTAAGTATTGATTCTACTAATAAAGGGAACTCCATtcgttcttcttcgtcttcttcagaTTTAACTGTTTCAGATCAGAAAttggaagaagagagaaaaatgagaaaaacagTTAGATTTTCGAACTCTAGCTATCACTCATCAACAGCTCGGTTTTCTCTCAAATGGATTCTGAAACGCATAAGGGTTTCAATCAAAATTCTG CTTATGATCATATGTGTGTTATCTGTATTATACTCGGCTTACCTGCGAATGATAATTGAACAGCTCCAG ggaGAGATTATTAACCTTCATAGACTGTATAGAGGAAATGATGTTGATGTTAAAGACAACCGCAAATTTTTGGAGTTTGAAGATGATCGTATTTCATATATGTATTTTGGTAATGCTAACAGTAGAACTGTTGCTTTGTATACAGTGTTAATCGTGCTTGTGACACCCTTGTTGTTGTATGTATTTCTTGATTATCTTCCCTACGTAAAGATACTTCTAAAAAGAACAGAAAATAATGAAGAGGAGGTTCCCTTGAAGAAAAGGGTAGCCTATAGAGTTGACGTATTCTTTTCTGTGTACCCATATGCGAAACTGATTGCGCTTCTTTTCGCAACTATACTTCTCATTGGATGTGGTGGGTTGGCATTATATGCTGTCAGCGACGGGAGCCTTGCAGAGGCACTTTGGCTTACATGGACTTTCATTGCGGATGCGGGAAATCATGCAGATAGGGTTGGCACTGGACCAAGGATAGTTTCTGTTTCTATAAGTTCTGGAGGAATGCTTATATTTGCAATGATGCTCGGTCTTGTTTCTGATGCAATCTCTGAGAAGGTGGATTCTTTACGGAAGGGGAAGAGTGAAGTCATAGAGAGCAGCCATATACTAATCCTTGGATGGAGTGACAAATTG GGGTCACTTCTGAAGCAGTTGGCAATAGCAAATAAGAGCATTGGTGGTGGCGTTGTTGTGGTTCTTGCAGAAAGAGACAAGGAGGAAATGGAGATGGATATAGCAaagttagagtttgattttatggGTACCTCTGTCATCTGCAGAAGTGGGAGTCCTCTTATATTGGCTGATTTAAAAAAG GTTTCAGTTTCGAAGGCACGTGCAATAATAGTTTTGGCATCAGATGAAAATGCAGACCAG AGCGATGCACGTGCTTTGCGAGTTGTGCTGAGCCTCAGCGGAGTAAAAGAGGGTTTATCTGGTCATGTTGTTGTAGAGATGAGCGATCTAGACAATGAACCGTTGGTGAAGCTTGTTGGAGGAGATGTCATCGAAACAGTAGTTGCTCACGATGTGATTGGGCGATTGATGATTCAATGTGCTCTGCAACCTGGACTTGCACAG ATATGGGAGGACATTTTAGGATTTGAGAATGCGGAGTTTTACATCAAAAGGTGGCCACAGTTGGACGGTTTATGCTTTGAAGATGTGCTAATTTCATTTCCAGATGCAGTACCTTGTGGAGTTAAGGTTGCTGCGAATGGCGGGAAGATTGTTCTTAATCCAGATGATGATTATGTTCTTAAAGAAGGTGACGAAATCCTTGTTATAGCTGAGGATGATGATACATATAGCCCAGGTCCCATACCAGAG GTACGTTGTGGATATTTCCCTAAGATTTTTACCCCTCCAAAATATCCAGAGAAGATACTGTTCTGTGGTTGGCGTCGTGACATCCATGATACGATCATg GTTTTAGAGGCGTTGTTGGCTCAAGGTTCAGAATTATGGATGTTTAATGAGGTTCCAATTGAAGAAAGAGAGAGGAAGCTCATTGATGGTGGACTTGATATTTCCGGATTAGCGAACCTAAGTCTTGTCCATAGGTACGGGAATGCTGTCATTCGTCGACATCTAGAGAGTCTTCCTCTAGAGACCTTTGATTCT ATTTTAATTCTTGCAGACGAGTCTTTAGAGGATTCTATTGTACATTCTGACTCCAGATCTCTTGCGACTCTTCTCCTCATCCGAGATATTCAG TCCAAGAGATTGCCGTATAAGGAAGCAAAATCATCTTCCCTTCGGCATGTTGGATTCTCTCATAGTTCTTGGATCCGTGAAATGCAGCAAGCTTCAGATAAATCAATAATCATCAGTGAGATTCTGGATTCTAGAACAAGGAACTTGGTTTCTGTTTCGAGAATTAGTGATTATGTGTTATCCAATGAGTTTGTGAGCATGGCACTGGCTATGGTGGCAGAAGACAAACAGATCAATCGGGTTCTCGAGGAACTCTTTGCTGAAGAG GGAAGTGAAATGTGTATAAGACCAGCAGAATTCTATCTCTATGATCAGGAAGAGTTGTGCTTTTACGATATAATGCGTAGAGGACAACAAAGACAAGAGATTGTAGTTGGTTACCGATTATCTACAGCCGACCGTGCCGTAATTAATCCTCAACAGAAGCTGGTACCTCGAAAATGGTCCCTGGATGATGTTTTTGTTGTCATCTCTGGTGG
- the LOC113356127 gene encoding ion channel DMI1-like isoform X1, translating into MSNNDVDSNPNTPVKSERRPLLKKSRTISDEFRTSTSNFSSSSLSTSQFSPIHRISTSPLPCTNRFSVTGNSIIDDDLLEKNRSVGSTISDRDWYYPSFLGPHSARSKIKIKTVKSSGRNNELPPLSTIRVQNRTATVSIDSTNKGNSIRSSSSSSDLTVSDQKLEEERKMRKTVRFSNSSYHSSTARFSLKWILKRIRVSIKILLMIICVLSVLYSAYLRMIIEQLQGEIINLHRLYRGNDVDVKDNRKFLEFEDDRISYMYFGNANSRTVALYTVLIVLVTPLLLYVFLDYLPYVKILLKRTENNEEEVPLKKRVAYRVDVFFSVYPYAKLIALLFATILLIGCGGLALYAVSDGSLAEALWLTWTFIADAGNHADRVGTGPRIVSVSISSGGMLIFAMMLGLVSDAISEKVDSLRKGKSEVIESSHILILGWSDKLGSLLKQLAIANKSIGGGVVVVLAERDKEEMEMDIAKLEFDFMGTSVICRSGSPLILADLKKVSVSKARAIIVLASDENADQVRSSYSDARALRVVLSLSGVKEGLSGHVVVEMSDLDNEPLVKLVGGDVIETVVAHDVIGRLMIQCALQPGLAQIWEDILGFENAEFYIKRWPQLDGLCFEDVLISFPDAVPCGVKVAANGGKIVLNPDDDYVLKEGDEILVIAEDDDTYSPGPIPEVRCGYFPKIFTPPKYPEKILFCGWRRDIHDTIMVLEALLAQGSELWMFNEVPIEERERKLIDGGLDISGLANLSLVHRYGNAVIRRHLESLPLETFDSILILADESLEDSIVHSDSRSLATLLLIRDIQSKRLPYKEAKSSSLRHVGFSHSSWIREMQQASDKSIIISEILDSRTRNLVSVSRISDYVLSNEFVSMALAMVAEDKQINRVLEELFAEEGSEMCIRPAEFYLYDQEELCFYDIMRRGQQRQEIVVGYRLSTADRAVINPQQKLVPRKWSLDDVFVVISGGDQ; encoded by the exons ATGTCTAACAATGATGTTGATTCAAACCCTAACACTCCTGTTAAATCTGAAAGAAGACCATTACTGAAGAAATCAAGAACCATTTCTGATGAATTCCGAACTTCAactagtaatttctcttcatcatcGTTATCAACTTCTCAATTCTCTCCAATACATCGTATCTCAACTTCTCCGCTTCCATGTACGAATCGGTTTTCAGTAACTGGGAATTCAATTATTGATGATGATTTATTAGAGAAGAATCGTAGTGTTGGTAGTACTATTTCTGATAGAGATTGgtattatccatcttttcttggtCCTCATAGTGCTAGAAGTAAAATTAAGATCAAAACAGTGAAATCTTCTGGTAGAAATAATGAATTACCTCCTTTATCTACTATCCGTGTCCAAAATCGAACTGCTACTGTAAGTATTGATTCTACTAATAAAGGGAACTCCATtcgttcttcttcgtcttcttcagaTTTAACTGTTTCAGATCAGAAAttggaagaagagagaaaaatgagaaaaacagTTAGATTTTCGAACTCTAGCTATCACTCATCAACAGCTCGGTTTTCTCTCAAATGGATTCTGAAACGCATAAGGGTTTCAATCAAAATTCTG CTTATGATCATATGTGTGTTATCTGTATTATACTCGGCTTACCTGCGAATGATAATTGAACAGCTCCAG ggaGAGATTATTAACCTTCATAGACTGTATAGAGGAAATGATGTTGATGTTAAAGACAACCGCAAATTTTTGGAGTTTGAAGATGATCGTATTTCATATATGTATTTTGGTAATGCTAACAGTAGAACTGTTGCTTTGTATACAGTGTTAATCGTGCTTGTGACACCCTTGTTGTTGTATGTATTTCTTGATTATCTTCCCTACGTAAAGATACTTCTAAAAAGAACAGAAAATAATGAAGAGGAGGTTCCCTTGAAGAAAAGGGTAGCCTATAGAGTTGACGTATTCTTTTCTGTGTACCCATATGCGAAACTGATTGCGCTTCTTTTCGCAACTATACTTCTCATTGGATGTGGTGGGTTGGCATTATATGCTGTCAGCGACGGGAGCCTTGCAGAGGCACTTTGGCTTACATGGACTTTCATTGCGGATGCGGGAAATCATGCAGATAGGGTTGGCACTGGACCAAGGATAGTTTCTGTTTCTATAAGTTCTGGAGGAATGCTTATATTTGCAATGATGCTCGGTCTTGTTTCTGATGCAATCTCTGAGAAGGTGGATTCTTTACGGAAGGGGAAGAGTGAAGTCATAGAGAGCAGCCATATACTAATCCTTGGATGGAGTGACAAATTG GGGTCACTTCTGAAGCAGTTGGCAATAGCAAATAAGAGCATTGGTGGTGGCGTTGTTGTGGTTCTTGCAGAAAGAGACAAGGAGGAAATGGAGATGGATATAGCAaagttagagtttgattttatggGTACCTCTGTCATCTGCAGAAGTGGGAGTCCTCTTATATTGGCTGATTTAAAAAAG GTTTCAGTTTCGAAGGCACGTGCAATAATAGTTTTGGCATCAGATGAAAATGCAGACCAGGTTCGCTCATCCTAT AGCGATGCACGTGCTTTGCGAGTTGTGCTGAGCCTCAGCGGAGTAAAAGAGGGTTTATCTGGTCATGTTGTTGTAGAGATGAGCGATCTAGACAATGAACCGTTGGTGAAGCTTGTTGGAGGAGATGTCATCGAAACAGTAGTTGCTCACGATGTGATTGGGCGATTGATGATTCAATGTGCTCTGCAACCTGGACTTGCACAG ATATGGGAGGACATTTTAGGATTTGAGAATGCGGAGTTTTACATCAAAAGGTGGCCACAGTTGGACGGTTTATGCTTTGAAGATGTGCTAATTTCATTTCCAGATGCAGTACCTTGTGGAGTTAAGGTTGCTGCGAATGGCGGGAAGATTGTTCTTAATCCAGATGATGATTATGTTCTTAAAGAAGGTGACGAAATCCTTGTTATAGCTGAGGATGATGATACATATAGCCCAGGTCCCATACCAGAG GTACGTTGTGGATATTTCCCTAAGATTTTTACCCCTCCAAAATATCCAGAGAAGATACTGTTCTGTGGTTGGCGTCGTGACATCCATGATACGATCATg GTTTTAGAGGCGTTGTTGGCTCAAGGTTCAGAATTATGGATGTTTAATGAGGTTCCAATTGAAGAAAGAGAGAGGAAGCTCATTGATGGTGGACTTGATATTTCCGGATTAGCGAACCTAAGTCTTGTCCATAGGTACGGGAATGCTGTCATTCGTCGACATCTAGAGAGTCTTCCTCTAGAGACCTTTGATTCT ATTTTAATTCTTGCAGACGAGTCTTTAGAGGATTCTATTGTACATTCTGACTCCAGATCTCTTGCGACTCTTCTCCTCATCCGAGATATTCAG TCCAAGAGATTGCCGTATAAGGAAGCAAAATCATCTTCCCTTCGGCATGTTGGATTCTCTCATAGTTCTTGGATCCGTGAAATGCAGCAAGCTTCAGATAAATCAATAATCATCAGTGAGATTCTGGATTCTAGAACAAGGAACTTGGTTTCTGTTTCGAGAATTAGTGATTATGTGTTATCCAATGAGTTTGTGAGCATGGCACTGGCTATGGTGGCAGAAGACAAACAGATCAATCGGGTTCTCGAGGAACTCTTTGCTGAAGAG GGAAGTGAAATGTGTATAAGACCAGCAGAATTCTATCTCTATGATCAGGAAGAGTTGTGCTTTTACGATATAATGCGTAGAGGACAACAAAGACAAGAGATTGTAGTTGGTTACCGATTATCTACAGCCGACCGTGCCGTAATTAATCCTCAACAGAAGCTGGTACCTCGAAAATGGTCCCTGGATGATGTTTTTGTTGTCATCTCTGGTGG